Proteins encoded together in one Salarchaeum sp. JOR-1 window:
- a CDS encoding SHOCT domain-containing protein encodes MMDARRTTDTATQESDDDPLDRLRELKELRDDDVISDEEFEAKKAELLDQI; translated from the coding sequence ATGATGGACGCTCGACGGACGACGGACACGGCGACCCAGGAGAGCGACGACGACCCACTTGACCGACTCCGCGAGTTGAAGGAACTCCGCGACGACGACGTCATCTCGGACGAGGAGTTCGAAGCAAAGAAAGCCGAACTACTCGACCAAATATAG